A single window of uncultured Methanospirillum sp. DNA harbors:
- a CDS encoding PAS domain S-box protein, producing the protein MPSQSDNQKSKILEILSAENSSMSISMIAQKSGINRHTVARHLDILEMFGKVKKVEKGVAKKYMIIEDFPISGLIDLSEDLIIILDSNLYIQYLNNAALKFFKSTLSGSVGKKISDISLPYFTRNSILDELTKFTFKKPIILEIKNDDQRWFQITILGYSLLHAPNQIAIIFTDISLKKKIETDLKIAQEKYSIAFQSSPDAILISDFKTGELIEVNEATCTILGYTREELIGHTTRELGVFKDPSIRDRIIHNHNSSDDNNRVETEVVKKNGETAYISIVINKINIGEQMCLLSSARDITEKKEAELQIKRSEELYRLLADNTQDVIWILDITTQRFTYVSPSVYRLRGYTPEEVLTQPMQKVMTKESYERITNKVPQIIQDLKNGIISPYNTSRVDQIRKDGTIVPTEVVTSFLRDSTGKYSHVLGVSRDISVRLTIEEKLKESESQYKFLAESIKDVVWIVDPVSLTLKYVSPSVFGLLGYSPEELISGGFEIIIPSDNHDNIIQTIRERYHHFIHQTQERSFFIEEIQTLTKSGDKIWVEISSQFSLNPSSSEVQLVGIIRDISEKKKFHEELLESEAKYRLVSENVHDLIWMISVETQKILFVSPSIQNFYGFLPNEVIGQPFSTIIPKPQFDEIMKRFHKKITHLESGDESKRYSRFEIEHPHRDGHRMIIEISATLITDSSRKVINILGLSRDITEEKNNKHALQKSEAMFKSIFNESPISHILCDHYGKIIQINQVLMDEFGIQDNSALVGQCIWNIIPLTNEEHIAIISGKKISHEITISFDYLWENGLIPTNKSRSAIFDMKITPLLTMTPDEVGYLIHLLNITEKRKIELELKNTYLSLQNANDTHFKEKPE; encoded by the coding sequence ATGCCATCCCAAAGTGATAATCAAAAATCAAAAATACTTGAGATTTTATCTGCGGAAAACAGTTCCATGTCGATCTCAATGATAGCACAGAAATCTGGGATAAACCGGCATACTGTTGCTCGTCACCTGGATATCCTTGAGATGTTTGGAAAAGTTAAAAAAGTCGAGAAGGGTGTCGCAAAAAAGTATATGATCATCGAAGATTTTCCAATATCAGGCCTTATTGATCTGAGTGAAGATCTTATCATTATACTTGATTCAAATTTATATATACAATATCTGAATAATGCTGCTCTCAAATTTTTTAAGTCAACATTAAGTGGTTCAGTAGGAAAAAAAATATCAGACATATCGCTCCCCTATTTTACAAGAAATTCAATATTAGATGAATTAACGAAGTTCACATTCAAAAAGCCAATTATTCTTGAGATCAAAAATGACGATCAAAGATGGTTTCAGATAACAATTCTCGGATATTCTCTTTTACATGCACCAAATCAAATCGCAATTATCTTTACAGATATTTCATTAAAGAAGAAGATTGAGACCGATCTTAAAATAGCTCAGGAAAAGTATTCTATTGCTTTTCAGTCATCGCCTGATGCTATTCTAATTAGTGATTTCAAAACTGGCGAACTCATTGAAGTAAATGAGGCAACCTGTACGATATTGGGATATACACGTGAAGAACTGATAGGACATACTACTCGTGAACTTGGAGTCTTTAAAGATCCATCCATTAGAGACAGGATAATACATAATCACAATTCATCTGACGATAATAATCGAGTTGAAACTGAGGTCGTTAAGAAAAACGGCGAAACTGCATATATCTCGATAGTAATCAACAAAATTAATATAGGAGAGCAGATGTGCCTCCTTTCATCAGCTCGTGATATAACAGAAAAGAAAGAAGCCGAACTACAGATTAAACGAAGCGAAGAACTGTATCGGCTTCTTGCTGATAATACCCAGGATGTAATCTGGATTCTGGATATAACGACACAACGCTTTACCTATGTCAGTCCATCAGTATATCGATTGCGGGGGTATACACCTGAAGAGGTACTAACACAGCCCATGCAGAAGGTTATGACAAAGGAATCATATGAAAGAATTACTAATAAAGTCCCTCAAATTATTCAGGATTTAAAAAACGGGATAATTAGTCCATATAATACTTCTAGAGTCGATCAGATACGAAAAGATGGAACGATAGTTCCAACTGAAGTAGTAACCAGTTTTCTTCGTGATTCAACTGGAAAATATTCTCACGTATTAGGTGTATCACGGGACATATCGGTTCGGTTAACAATAGAAGAAAAATTAAAAGAGAGCGAGAGCCAGTACAAATTTTTAGCTGAATCAATAAAAGATGTGGTCTGGATTGTAGACCCTGTTAGTCTAACATTAAAATATGTGAGTCCATCAGTTTTTGGATTACTTGGATATTCACCAGAAGAACTCATATCAGGTGGGTTTGAAATAATCATTCCATCAGATAATCATGATAATATTATCCAGACAATCAGGGAAAGATATCATCATTTTATTCATCAAACTCAAGAAAGATCATTTTTTATTGAAGAAATTCAGACACTGACCAAATCAGGAGACAAAATATGGGTGGAAATTTCGTCACAATTTTCTCTCAATCCATCTTCAAGTGAAGTTCAGTTAGTCGGAATTATCAGAGATATTTCTGAGAAAAAGAAGTTTCATGAGGAACTTCTTGAGAGTGAAGCAAAATACCGGCTTGTATCAGAAAATGTACATGATCTCATCTGGATGATATCTGTAGAGACACAAAAAATTTTATTTGTCAGTCCTTCAATTCAGAATTTCTATGGATTTCTTCCGAATGAAGTCATTGGACAACCTTTTTCCACAATAATTCCGAAGCCACAATTTGATGAGATAATGAAACGGTTCCATAAAAAAATTACTCATTTAGAATCTGGTGATGAATCCAAACGATATTCACGCTTTGAAATAGAGCATCCTCATCGTGATGGTCATCGGATGATCATTGAGATATCGGCTACACTTATTACGGATTCATCCCGAAAGGTAATTAACATTCTTGGATTGTCTCGTGATATTACTGAAGAAAAAAATAATAAACATGCTCTTCAGAAAAGCGAGGCAATGTTCAAGAGTATTTTTAATGAATCACCAATAAGTCATATTCTCTGTGATCATTATGGGAAGATTATTCAGATTAATCAGGTATTAATGGATGAATTTGGTATACAGGACAATTCAGCACTGGTTGGACAGTGTATTTGGAATATTATCCCCTTAACAAATGAAGAACATATTGCTATTATTTCGGGAAAAAAAATCAGTCATGAAATAACTATTTCCTTTGACTATTTGTGGGAAAATGGTTTGATACCCACAAATAAAAGTAGATCTGCAATTTTTGATATGAAAATAACTCCACTTCTGACAATGACTCCCGATGAAGTTGGATACTTAATCCATCTATTAAATATTACAGAAAAGAGAAAGATCGAGTTAGAACTTAAAAATACGTATCTTTCACTTCAAAATGCAAATGACACACATTTTAAAGAAAAACCTGAATAA
- a CDS encoding response regulator, with the protein MNDERKKILIVEDEFITAMDLAENLEFMGFSVAATTDTAEEVLSLALEHSPDLILMDINLKGEMTGIEASNLIKNNLDIPIIFLTGQSDDVTISKAIESEPFGYLIKPFDDRSLKTSIAMALYKYSVEQKIKSSELRYRTIAESSDNFIAILDAELKFEYINNAGLSLLQTIPDRVIGSSISDYISSPFVEEIVQEIHNVIQLNEKRHVQGQLIIKDQEMWIDSTLIPLNQDCSDRSQILWIANDITDSVRLQNKLNEEGIIQIEKNMEQFQILNDEIRNPLSIIATCVSLDEPPSGPQILKAVKRIDDIVTQLDKGWIISNKVRTFLLRHYQHGKLL; encoded by the coding sequence ATGAACGATGAGCGAAAGAAGATCCTTATTGTAGAGGATGAATTTATCACCGCTATGGATTTGGCTGAAAATCTTGAATTTATGGGATTTTCAGTAGCTGCTACCACCGATACAGCAGAAGAAGTCTTATCTCTGGCTCTGGAACATAGCCCAGATCTCATTCTCATGGATATCAATCTAAAGGGAGAGATGACTGGAATTGAGGCATCAAATCTTATAAAAAATAACCTGGATATTCCAATAATTTTTTTAACAGGACAATCAGATGATGTCACCATCTCAAAGGCCATAGAATCCGAACCTTTTGGATATCTTATAAAACCTTTTGATGATCGAAGTCTTAAAACCTCAATTGCGATGGCCTTGTACAAATATTCGGTTGAACAAAAAATTAAATCGAGTGAATTGAGATATCGCACTATTGCTGAATCTTCAGATAATTTTATTGCAATTCTGGATGCAGAATTAAAGTTTGAATATATCAATAATGCAGGTTTGTCATTGTTACAGACAATACCAGACAGGGTTATCGGATCATCGATATCAGATTACATATCATCTCCTTTTGTGGAAGAGATTGTTCAGGAGATACATAATGTCATTCAATTAAATGAAAAAAGACACGTACAAGGACAATTAATAATCAAAGATCAGGAAATGTGGATAGATTCTACCCTCATACCTTTAAATCAAGATTGTAGTGATCGCAGTCAGATTCTCTGGATTGCAAATGATATCACAGATTCTGTTCGTCTTCAAAATAAGCTAAACGAAGAGGGCATAATCCAAATTGAAAAAAATATGGAGCAATTCCAGATCTTAAATGATGAAATCAGGAACCCACTCTCCATTATTGCCACCTGCGTTTCACTTGATGAACCCCCATCAGGACCGCAAATACTCAAAGCTGTGAAGAGAATTGATGATATTGTAACACAACTGGACAAAGGATGGATCATCTCAAATAAGGTCAGAACATTTCTACTACGTCATTATCAACATGGAAAATTGTTGTAA
- a CDS encoding PAS domain-containing sensor histidine kinase yields MKPSECPYSKSGNTISNNQNLDQNNAFNSSSKFNNQDEYKKIFNNLPGICFQSQYLDSTIILHINHKIHDNLGYTPESLTQNQILFDTLIHRSDYYRRKKSIETALSRLEIYNVDYRLRHANGRYLWVNELGQISKNSSGIYEITGFIRKIDELDKSIESCMYQVDLYRTIFDSVPELIVVVDSKSNIIDINKTMEKKFSVSFHKSKGKDVDSLIPGLSEFLHNSIEKPHTHDPILVYKRSEEIEEYFKIITIPFHEKIGHKKGTVCIAHDVSDLIHKHTDLEGYAKKLEKSNEILTCSRDDMAQFTTTLEWNLIKQKQEVRSLSDEVMDRNRMVEQLLKQKDMFINNLAHDLRTPLTPVIALIPLLKEYITDAHLLEIIRLFEIRIGYLREMVEDIISYAHLNSQVYIDDYMKCNLFEFIEDIFKQHTSLIEGKQIQVKNQIPRDLVLRLSRSQAPVLFNNLILNAIQFNSISGSITVTGVVKGEWCSIQIVDTGSGIPGDMINYIWEDFAIGDPSRSDPVHKGLGLSMVKKIVALHRGYIIATSEGKEKGTTFTLTLPLVPVPEIP; encoded by the coding sequence ATGAAACCTTCTGAGTGCCCATATTCTAAATCCGGGAATACTATATCCAATAACCAGAATTTGGATCAGAATAATGCATTCAATAGTTCATCAAAATTCAACAATCAGGACGAATATAAAAAAATATTTAATAATCTTCCCGGGATCTGCTTCCAGTCACAATACCTTGATTCTACCATCATTTTACATATCAATCACAAAATTCATGATAATCTTGGGTATACTCCTGAGTCGTTAACACAAAATCAGATTCTGTTTGATACTCTGATACACCGTTCTGATTACTATCGAAGAAAAAAAAGTATTGAAACTGCCTTGTCAAGGCTCGAAATATATAATGTAGATTACAGGCTTCGACATGCCAATGGAAGATATCTATGGGTTAATGAATTAGGTCAGATTAGTAAAAATTCATCCGGGATATATGAGATAACCGGTTTCATCAGGAAAATTGACGAACTGGATAAATCGATTGAATCCTGCATGTATCAGGTTGATCTGTATCGCACTATTTTTGATTCTGTTCCTGAACTTATTGTAGTAGTAGATAGCAAAAGCAACATCATTGATATCAATAAAACTATGGAAAAGAAATTTTCTGTCTCCTTTCACAAGTCCAAAGGAAAGGATGTTGATAGTTTAATACCGGGACTATCTGAATTTTTACATAACTCTATTGAAAAACCACATACGCATGACCCAATACTTGTCTATAAGAGATCAGAAGAAATTGAGGAATATTTTAAGATAATAACGATCCCCTTTCATGAGAAAATTGGACACAAGAAAGGCACTGTTTGTATTGCTCATGATGTAAGTGACCTGATCCATAAGCACACCGATCTTGAAGGATATGCGAAAAAACTTGAAAAATCGAATGAAATACTTACATGTTCACGGGACGACATGGCTCAGTTTACCACAACCCTTGAATGGAATCTGATTAAACAGAAACAAGAGGTCAGATCATTATCTGATGAAGTTATGGATCGGAATCGAATGGTAGAACAGTTGCTTAAACAGAAAGACATGTTTATTAACAATCTGGCCCATGATCTCCGTACACCATTAACCCCCGTTATTGCACTAATTCCTCTTTTAAAAGAGTATATTACAGATGCACATCTTCTGGAAATAATTCGGCTCTTTGAGATACGAATAGGATATCTTCGGGAGATGGTTGAAGATATAATTTCATATGCACATCTGAATAGTCAGGTGTACATTGATGATTATATGAAATGTAATTTGTTTGAGTTTATTGAGGATATTTTTAAACAGCACACCTCTTTAATAGAAGGGAAACAAATTCAGGTTAAAAATCAGATTCCCCGGGATCTTGTACTCAGACTATCACGTTCTCAAGCTCCTGTCCTGTTTAATAATCTGATCCTCAATGCAATTCAGTTTAACTCGATTTCTGGATCCATTACCGTTACCGGAGTTGTAAAAGGGGAATGGTGTTCTATTCAGATAGTTGATACAGGGTCTGGAATTCCAGGGGATATGATTAACTATATCTGGGAAGATTTCGCCATCGGTGATCCTTCAAGAAGTGACCCCGTTCACAAGGGTCTTGGTCTTTCTATGGTTAAGAAAATTGTAGCCTTACATCGGGGATATATTATCGCTACAAGTGAAGGAAAAGAAAAGGGAACAACATTTACCCTTACTCTTCCATTGGTGCCTGTTCCAGAAATACCATGA
- a CDS encoding histidine kinase N-terminal 7TM domain-containing protein: MNYSIVFTGLSLFTGMLILSLLVGTLRGSRDNYTAISLFSSLALYCFGYALELQCFPLPGTLQIIGIEYIGIVLAPVSVFILIVKYIGTSTRTIRRMLPSLLMIPVITLAIIWSPFIIPWFYEQAWMNTTSILPGFEMKPGIWWFVISFWNVSLLTASLGILIKKIITNQDTNQKLSILICIGVIAPLLSIFLNFYLRNSIPIDTTPFSLLITGITIYPAINKYNFLNIVPVAYATVFNTLGSGLIVLDSQGRIREINREAEKIFSVSKAGVIGKKIQTSLPMGDFLYKMIDHSSEKKEEIALSISGKIEFYLVDVIPFDQGNVKQSGSILMVSCISEWKAKEDKLIEYTGIIEIRNSELNDAYKELKIKQNALKESEKSLTKAHEIAGIGIYEWNIATNQIFVSDELLHIFGLNQNNRTPSLSALLKLVKDSYFDLVSASFDSLLKSGTPFTIEFWITRIDGTQCALLGKGEINHDDVNGERAITFIFQDITERKLMEEEIHEAYLEKEILLTEIHHRVKNNMQIISSLLSMQSRTIKDPEIQMIFKETQARVRSLALVHEQLYQSTNLNKINYREYIQKISKYFMQSHEITKGTVTCNLVCPDVDLTIEKAVPCSLILSELFTNSFKHAFCDGQKGEITIQFLFNPLSNRYTLDYRDNGKGFTDITQYNEGFGSILINGLVRQLSGHVSVDSLNPGVHYSITFPGINPNTRQDPVSMERIQN; this comes from the coding sequence ATGAATTATTCGATAGTATTTACCGGACTTTCCCTATTTACTGGAATGCTCATACTGAGCCTTCTCGTTGGTACACTCAGAGGATCAAGAGACAATTATACAGCGATCTCACTATTTTCATCTTTGGCATTGTATTGTTTCGGATATGCTCTTGAATTGCAATGTTTTCCCCTTCCTGGTACACTTCAGATCATCGGAATAGAATACATAGGTATCGTCCTTGCCCCTGTTTCTGTATTTATCCTAATAGTAAAATATATTGGAACATCTACCCGGACAATCAGAAGAATGCTCCCATCTCTTCTCATGATTCCGGTAATTACCCTGGCAATCATCTGGAGCCCATTCATAATCCCCTGGTTCTATGAACAGGCATGGATGAACACCACATCGATTCTTCCGGGTTTTGAGATGAAACCAGGTATCTGGTGGTTTGTAATCTCCTTTTGGAATGTTTCACTACTTACTGCCAGTCTGGGTATCCTGATTAAAAAAATTATTACAAATCAGGATACTAATCAAAAGTTATCGATTCTGATCTGTATTGGAGTAATAGCTCCATTGTTGAGCATTTTTTTAAATTTTTATCTTCGAAATAGTATACCAATAGATACCACTCCCTTTTCTCTTCTAATTACGGGAATCACAATTTATCCAGCTATAAATAAATATAATTTTTTGAATATTGTTCCGGTAGCATATGCAACAGTATTTAATACTCTCGGTTCAGGGCTTATCGTCCTAGATAGTCAGGGAAGAATTCGTGAGATTAACAGAGAAGCAGAAAAAATCTTTTCTGTTTCCAAAGCAGGAGTGATCGGAAAAAAAATACAGACTAGTCTTCCAATGGGCGATTTTCTGTATAAAATGATAGATCATTCATCTGAAAAGAAAGAAGAGATAGCACTATCAATATCAGGAAAAATTGAATTTTATCTCGTCGATGTAATTCCCTTTGATCAAGGCAATGTAAAACAAAGTGGAAGCATTCTTATGGTATCCTGTATTTCGGAATGGAAAGCCAAGGAAGATAAGTTGATTGAATATACAGGGATTATCGAGATCCGAAATTCAGAACTCAATGATGCATATAAAGAACTTAAAATAAAACAGAATGCTCTGAAGGAGAGCGAAAAATCTCTTACAAAAGCTCATGAAATTGCAGGAATTGGTATATACGAATGGAATATCGCTACAAACCAAATATTTGTTTCAGATGAACTATTACACATATTTGGACTCAATCAAAACAATAGAACGCCATCATTATCTGCTCTCCTCAAATTAGTAAAAGACTCATATTTTGACCTGGTATCAGCATCTTTTGATTCATTACTCAAATCAGGGACTCCTTTTACCATCGAATTCTGGATAACCCGGATAGATGGAACCCAATGTGCACTTTTAGGGAAAGGAGAAATTAACCATGACGATGTGAACGGAGAGAGAGCCATCACGTTCATTTTTCAGGATATTACTGAAAGAAAACTGATGGAAGAGGAGATTCATGAGGCATACCTTGAAAAGGAGATCTTACTTACAGAAATTCATCACCGGGTGAAGAATAACATGCAGATCATCTCTTCACTCCTCTCTATGCAGTCACGAACCATCAAAGATCCAGAAATCCAGATGATATTTAAAGAGACCCAGGCACGGGTTCGATCCCTGGCCCTCGTACATGAGCAACTGTATCAGTCAACAAATCTTAATAAAATTAATTATCGCGAATATATTCAAAAAATATCGAAATATTTTATGCAATCTCATGAAATTACGAAAGGAACAGTTACATGTAACCTTGTTTGCCCGGATGTAGATCTTACGATAGAGAAAGCAGTACCTTGTAGTTTAATACTTTCTGAATTATTTACAAATTCATTTAAACATGCATTTTGCGATGGCCAAAAAGGAGAGATTACGATCCAGTTTTTATTTAATCCTTTATCTAATCGATATACACTTGATTACCGGGATAATGGTAAAGGATTTACTGATATAACCCAATACAATGAAGGATTCGGATCTATTCTGATTAATGGTCTTGTCAGACAGCTATCAGGACATGTTTCAGTTGATAGTCTGAATCCCGGAGTTCATTACTCTATCACCTTCCCAGGTATTAATCCGAATACCAGACAAGATCCAGTGAGCATGGAGAGAATACAGAATTAA
- a CDS encoding PAS domain-containing sensor histidine kinase: protein MATFPSQILLSSSEISDISGHSPEDLEKPGGFEQYIVKTDLSKRELAIRHGIWTKKTYSLEYRFHHADGTIHTFFERGNVCTNACDMWLDVILIDITEQEKIHQEVVKERDLLKQALDSIDEYVSIVSPDSQILFVNNSLTNRINQSPDHYIAKFCCSPGFKNRSQESGQMEEVYDDVTHKVHSISTSSIYSYSQGHVGYIQISRDISTEKYREESLLQTVEKVIQKLHELGRVLKNLEESNSLLEQETLKQVEDVNRLSKIIEEKNLLVEQLVNQKEFFITQLAHDLRTPLTPIIAMLPLIIDSIQDPDSKELLQLFSDSIENLQNMVNTIIQYATLNQVTCIDDYSLFNVDSLIEDAMKINSFLIREKELSIDISLPPEISVSLSKNLAPIIFRNLVSNAVSYNIFRGSIKIQGEIQKGIIKILISDSGIGIPPHLLDTMWDEFVIGDTARKNPHSKGLGLSIVRQIVVMHGGTITATSNGIGTGATFTITLPLNRSENPVLCTVSTSQ from the coding sequence ATGGCGACATTCCCCTCACAAATCCTTTTATCTTCATCAGAGATTTCAGACATTTCCGGACATTCTCCTGAAGATTTAGAAAAACCCGGAGGATTTGAACAATATATTGTAAAAACTGATCTCTCCAAACGAGAGTTGGCAATACGTCATGGTATATGGACAAAAAAGACGTACTCACTTGAATACAGATTTCATCATGCTGATGGGACCATACACACTTTTTTTGAACGGGGAAATGTATGTACTAATGCTTGTGATATGTGGCTGGATGTCATACTTATTGATATCACCGAACAGGAAAAAATCCATCAAGAGGTCGTAAAAGAACGAGATCTATTAAAACAGGCATTGGATTCGATCGACGAGTATGTATCTATAGTTTCTCCTGATAGCCAGATATTATTCGTCAATAATTCACTAACTAACCGGATAAACCAATCACCTGATCACTATATCGCGAAATTCTGTTGTTCACCTGGTTTTAAAAATAGATCACAAGAATCGGGACAGATGGAAGAGGTTTACGATGATGTTACACATAAGGTCCATTCAATATCAACATCATCAATTTACTCATATAGCCAAGGTCATGTAGGATATATTCAGATATCCCGGGATATATCAACAGAAAAATACCGGGAAGAATCTCTTTTACAAACGGTTGAGAAGGTAATACAGAAATTACATGAATTAGGTAGAGTTTTAAAGAATCTTGAAGAATCAAATTCCCTTCTTGAACAGGAAACATTGAAACAGGTTGAAGATGTCAACCGTTTATCAAAAATAATAGAAGAAAAAAACCTTCTCGTTGAACAACTGGTAAATCAGAAGGAGTTTTTCATCACACAACTGGCACATGATCTCAGAACTCCATTAACTCCGATAATTGCAATGCTGCCTCTGATTATTGATAGTATACAGGATCCTGATTCAAAAGAATTACTGCAATTATTCAGCGATAGTATTGAAAATCTTCAGAATATGGTTAATACAATCATTCAATATGCAACCCTTAATCAGGTTACCTGTATTGATGATTATTCATTATTTAATGTGGATTCCCTTATTGAGGATGCAATGAAGATTAATTCATTCCTGATTAGGGAGAAAGAACTGAGTATTGATATCTCTCTCCCTCCAGAAATATCAGTTTCTCTTTCTAAAAACCTGGCACCTATTATTTTTAGAAATCTTGTATCTAATGCCGTCTCCTATAACATTTTTCGGGGTTCAATAAAAATACAGGGAGAAATCCAAAAAGGAATTATCAAAATTTTGATTTCGGATTCCGGAATTGGAATTCCTCCTCATCTTCTTGATACGATGTGGGATGAGTTCGTAATTGGGGATACAGCCAGAAAAAATCCTCATTCAAAAGGACTTGGCCTTTCAATAGTCAGACAAATCGTGGTCATGCATGGGGGAACGATTACTGCAACAAGTAATGGAATAGGAACGGGAGCAACTTTTACTATCACCTTACCTTTGAACCGTAGTGAGAATCCGGTGTTGTGTACAGTATCAACATCACAGTAA